The sequence ACTTGCTACTTTCCATTTTGGGTTATGCTAATTATGAGCCTACCGAGCTTAGTAAGAAAGATGATTATGAATTAGCTGATAGACTAAGAAAAATTTTATTGACAAAGAGATATCTTttaattattgatgatgtgtggGAAGTAAAAGCATGGGCCGATTTAAAATTGTGCTTTCCAAACCAGAAATGGTAGCAGAATCATTCTGACCACCAGATTTCGAGATGTCGCTCTTTATGCTAGTCAAAATGTTACTAAACCCCATCATTTACGTTCTTTGACCTTGCCTGAAAGCTGGATCTTATTACAGAAGAAGGTATTTGGGAAAGAAATCTGCCCCGAAGAACTAAGTAAATTAGGGAAAAGAATAGCAAAATTGTGTAAAGGGGTACCACTTTCCATAGTTCTAGTGGCTGGTCTTCTTGCAAAGACGAATAGTACCAGAAAATGCTGGAAGCAAATGGAATCACTTTTTGGAGAACGAATCCAAGCTGATACGGAGGCATTAGCAAAACTAAGTTACAATGATTTACCTGATATACTGAAACCATTACTTCTgtattttggagcaatttttgaGGACAAGGAGATTTCAGTCTCAAAATTAACAAGCTTATGGATCGCCGAAGGATTCATAGAAAGTGATAAGGAGATGTGTCTGGAGGACATTGCAGAACATTACTTAGAGGATATGATTGGAAGAAACCTCGTCACAGTGACTAAGAGATAAAGCAGAAAGATAAAAGCTTGTCGTCTGCAAAACCTAGTGCTCAAGTTCTGCAAGGCAAAAACCGAAGTAGATAATTCTTACTGTGTCTAAAAAGGTATATACCCCTTCTATGTTTCTCTAACTTCTAATTAATTTAGACTTCCGCTATTGTTCCTCATTCTACTTAAATTTTTCATTGCCAGGGATTACGATGCCAATCCTCCACATCTTTTTTCTGAAAAGCCTTCCCACCGCCGCTTATCATTTTGTTCTAATCAGGATGCTCTTGCTGGGTGGAGGCCATCATGCTCACATGCTCGTTCAGTATTATTCAGGGAGGTCAGTGATAATACATGTTCTTCAATGGGACATGCCTCTATCATCTTTGGCAGCTTCAAGTTTCTTAGGGTGTTGGATTTGGAGTTCGTGGTTGTAGATTCTTTTTCCACTGAACTTAATCATCTAAGGTACCTTGCTGTTCAAACTACTCAGAGTTCTATCCCATCATCTATTGAAAATCTTTACAATCTTCAGACCTTCATAATCAAAAGAACTGGAGGAAAGCAGGTACATTTGCCAGATACTTTGTGGAGGCTGATTAATTTGAGACATATAAGCATCAGTTACCGAGCTTTGTTTAACTTGCACGATGCACAAGAATCCCTTGATGAGAGCCCCTCAAAACTTTACGATTTGGCTACACTTTCCTCACCATATGTTTCCAGTGCGGAAGATATGGAGATGATAGTGAGAAAAGTACCCAATCTTCGAAAGCTAAAATGTGAATTTGCGGATTCATGGGGTTGGGAAAAGAATGAAAATGGATTCCCTGTATTAGACTCCTTACATCGACTTGAAACGCTAAGGGttcacttcttcaattttccaaAAGTAGGTCCTTCAAGATTAAATTTCCCATTGAATCTCAAGAAACTGACTGTAACACTTCTcaaatttataataaaaaaaaaatcgaaatacgctatttatagaattaaattattattataatttttttcttgCCTATAGTGAAAACATATAGATATATACACTTAAGTAGTTGGATGTACAATTAGGagaatattaataattttgttattattaaatattaaaagtatatataagTTAATACTAGTTGagttaaaaccaaaaaaaaaaaaaaaagaaatgggaaaacaaataaagaaaaggaaaacgtGAAAACAAGTCCTAACCCATAAAGGGTTATGGactgcaaaagaaataaaaaggttTTAGGACTAAGAAACAGAATACGCTGAAACGTTAAGTTAAAAAAAGGGCCCTCGTTCACGCACAAACGCAGAATCGTAAGACAAAGTCTTGTTGCTCAGTACTCCCGCAGGCAACGCGAAGTTTAGGTTTCTTTACAAGTCACtaattcttgaactcaggtatGTAAAATCCCTATTATCAATTACCCTACAGTAGTAACAGGTAAGATTGAATAGCTAATTCCCttcttcctctatatcatcaataaagTTCATAATTAGGTGTAGTActtgaaaattaattaaaatacactggttgttgtagaatcaatTGTTTGACGGATATAAATTGGATTGGAGTCTACGTATTGGCTcgagaagttttgaggtgagttgacataaccctttactaaagtggtttaactcacaaaagcacacatacaaggtgtttgatgaattgcttaaaagagtttatctttatttaattagAGCGAGTGAGTACCCATTAATTTAGAATTGTTCTAGCAAAAGTTTAGATGATCTATTATGCTATATGTgcttaaattttcagatttttgtgttattcttatatgctattttcatgttgaagattatgaagaagaaagagtctttagaaatatttttatatgtttatttcattcttatgtctTGCTTTACATTTAAGGGCACCAATATGAGCATGTACATAATGTTctataaagaaaagatttagacttgaaaaagTCACAAGGAAGAAGTTTTAGatagaaaagatttttggggagtatccgttattctgagaaggggtcatcgtccaggccgagggtcctgaccaaggcgttgacttcctgaaactacttgtgccaaagtagggagcatacgagccgagggtctcgttgctgagaatttacttagccatgctaaggtatgatacatgagcgctgagaaccatgaagcgagtgacacctcgtggattgggcctattcgatcaggttgggatcgaacccgtgccgatcacacggtgactgagacagaattaagtcaggatagttggaactcccaaagtataaagtgaagtattttttttaaagaaagaaaaaaaaagaatttcttttagaatattcataaattgctattatgcaattattttagaattattcttataagctttatgttttacatgcatttcgAACCTTTActcgtaatgtatatgttattaaagtttctcCCCCTGCTGTTGAAACTCACTGAGTACATTGGATGATACTGAcattctcttttgggaacctacgttggtctgcggtacaacgtaggaaccggatttgcaggcgagcaggctacgagTTAGGACTTCCTTCCCTTCCAGTgatattggtgagctccgcttttgttcgtggagtattcttagagtcattttcatttagctatttctttgtttatctAGAGAACTGACtaggaaatctcatgtcctgagcagtgcgtcagtttatcagtagaggcttcatagacatagtcatTGGGTTGAGATTCagatattattttataataacttagcagtaattcagtagttactacgaataaagctttggagttgatttatttaaatatttgaattaatcaaaagtatttaGTTATAGTATTGTTTtttgcatataaagtttggagttataataggtatgataagcagagatggttcgctcggtcatgtttagtgatcgagtgccggtctcggcttgttcagaaaatgggtcacATTATGCAAATTTTATCTGCCGCCTGCTGAAATTTCAATCATTGCCAAACTTGTCAACCTTGAGATACTTAAACTGCAACAAGTTGTTTTTGAAAGGGAGGAATGGGAAGTGGCAGATGAAGAGTTCCCTAAGCTCAAGTTGTTGAAGCTAGAAAATCTCAAACTCTCACAATGGAGAGCATCTGATGAAGCCTTTCAGAACCTTAGGCGATTGGTTGTAACAAGATGTTTAAAACTCGAAGCAATCCCTTATTGCTTTGAGGACATTCCTTATTTGGAATACATTGAAGTAAAATCATGCAGTGAAGATGTCATCAACTCAGCCAGGGATATCACAGAAATGCGAGTTGATATGGGTTTGGATTATTGTGACTTTAAAGTTTTTACTTAGCATTGGAATAATGCTTCAGTTTCTTTGCAGTCCGATtacaggtacaatcttaagcaaATACTGGCATTTATATTGCTCACTTATACTCCCTTGATTATATTTCTTTTAGTGACTagctcatttatttatttaaattgctTTCACTTTAATTAGTTGTCCTTgaaaactctttcaaataaactTTCTTTACACGCATCCAGTTCTTGTTTATGGTGATTAATTGTTATATACCTCTTACTTcgttctttcttctttctttaatGATCTTAtgttcttttcaattttttttcctttgtttgaTTAGTGCAGCTATTCTTTGTCGCAGGGTGCTCCTTGGCGTAGTCATTGCTGATTTGTGTTACTTGGTTTTTCCGCTCCTTGTTGTACTCCAGGGACCATGGCAATAttagttttatgtttttttttaaataaataattaagttctTTCTTAAATTCAAATGTATCTATTGGTGCAACATTGTTGAATTGCCATGATATTTTATCACTGTCACGACTCAACTCCCACCAGAGCCGTGACGACGCCTAACACTActtgtcagacaagccaacaatcACATAATAACTAGGCATTTAGATAAACATGATTTAGTAAACTTAACCACTGGAGAAACCCAACGGGTGGCTAAAATAAGAAAAGTGAAAGTAATTAAAAAAGGAGAATTTCCTTTAACAAAATAAAAGAGGGATATTTAGAAAACTTACGAGTGTAGTTCCAGGATTCAAGAATAGAAGAAGCCGACGCCGGTAAAATATCCTTGGAAGCGACGACAACAAACTCCTCCATCCAGCCACGGTTGATATCATCATCAACACTGGTGACAATGACATGGTGACCACGTTTGCTGAGTTTGATCATGCCTCCACGGAAAACTTAGGGGCATAGAGATTGATCATATGAGCAAGAGTAATGGTTTCACCAGCCTGAGAATACAAGAATCGAAGACAAGCCATCTTTCGCCATATTGACGATCCTACTTGAGCTACGAAAACTTGGTAGTTCTGACAAAACTCCAAGATGATGGGATCAATTTCCTTGCCAAGCCCTAAAGTGAAAGGACACGTGTAAACGTACATGTACCCTGGTTTACTAAAACTAATTCTTTCCACTTCATTAGGGGTTGAAACCTCAATATTGCTCCAGCCACAATCCTCTTTTATAACAGGAATGTTGGCCAGACGAATAGAAGAGATGTATTTACCAACTCTATTTCAGTCATTTTCATGATGAGAGGATTCCTTTCGAATATGGAGATCCGTCTTGCAACATAACTGTGAAGGGATGATCGTGTCAATAGAGGGGGGATTGGCATCGGGTTTCTTAGATTTGCTCTTTTTTTGATGGGTTGCCACTGATGTAAGTGCATGTGTAACCGGAGGAAGAGATACCGGAAGACATGGTGACGGAAAATATGAATTTGAAAGTTTTACTGAGAAAGGGAGAGTTGCAAAAAAGCTTTAAGAAACTCGAATAATAAAGGTTTGTAAAATTGAAAGATAAAAGTGATAAGAAGAGGAGAAGTTTATAGGCAGCAAAATGCAAGGCCATCATTACCTAGGTAACTAGCGAAAATATTTGTCGAATCACGGGATAACACATGTTCAGCTCACTAAATGCAAAAAGACTTACGTCTTTTCAAGTGTTAGAAACCGTTCGGAACTTTCCCGACAAGAAAAGAAGTCTTTATCTACTTCCTGGTTACATCAAGTTTAGTCACCGAAAAATAGGGGGACTATCGGTATGGGATAAAATTAACGAATGACCGGTGGACATTTGTCAAGTTGACATGTAGCAGTTAAGATAGGTGGGATATGAGTCAGCAAATAGCTGGTACCGGTGACAAGCATGTGATTGGTATTATGGGAGTTCCGAAGACACAGGAACCGGAGACGAAAGTTTGAAAGTAAGATACCGGTTGAAGAAGGCAGCATTCAAGGAGCGACCGTTATAAGGAATCTTAGCATTTATACTCAACCGTAATGCAGTTATCACGAAGGGTCTTTATTCACATTAAAAAGGAGCTTGATTTGGCGATCTTGTCTCTCTTAATTTagctataaatagaaaaaattgTACTCATTGAAGGGACACATAATACTTGTATGAAAATAGGCTAAACTTATTCTCTTattctattaatattattttgccAAGCACTTTCGTATTTATATTGTTCTTGCTACTGGAGAAGCATAATTCGAGGCCCAAGCTCGTCTCTTCTTCAATTGTTTCTTATTTTATGCAATATtgttttttactattttattttttctgatCAATTTAATTCACgtgtctataaatcacgttataaattcaattgtattatttttcgggtaaacaatgaATAGCATAATTAATTTGTATGGAAGCTATTGTAAAATATAACCAATAGCCTTATTATCTTCGGGATTGTACGTCGTTCTATCATTGCAGCCTCTTGAGGCCTACTTTCAACAAATCTTTTATCATTTTCGATTTCACTctctaaaaaaaattatctttggTTAGTTCTTACCGTTTCTT is a genomic window of Nicotiana tabacum cultivar K326 chromosome 16, ASM71507v2, whole genome shotgun sequence containing:
- the LOC142170415 gene encoding putative late blight resistance protein homolog R1B-17, with the protein product MSLDPTDIREWVQSHLPKNDALGFSNFLLDSLKELLSCHSGSLASVKDQLEVVCAELQSFQPFVKGVAEQGNNARDEIIHNFAERVIDMGYEVEYIIDSFVVGDVPHTYLTEWLSEIIREIKLIKTELYIYRENPTARNKELVVFEDKKVFGKEICPEELSKLGKRIAKLCKGVPLSIVLVAGLLAKTNSTRKCWKQMESLFGERIQADTEALAKLSYNDLPDILKPLLLDYDANPPHLFSEKPSHRRLSFCSNQDALAGWRPSCSHARSVLFREVSDNTCSSMGHASIIFGSFKFLRVLDLEFVVVDSFSTELNHLRYLAVQTTQSSIPSSIENLYNLQTFIIKRTGGKQVHLPDTLWRLINLRHISISYRALFNLHDAQESLDESPSKLYDLATLSSPYVSSAEDMEMIVRKVPNLRKLKCEFADSWGWEKNENGFPVLDSLHRLETLRVHFFNFPKVGPSRLNFPLNLKKLTIYTLK